Proteins from one Streptomyces sp. NBC_00390 genomic window:
- a CDS encoding MFS transporter has protein sequence MSGYAVSSYGTFLNLVALNLFVYETTGSALAMGIFMAVRLAAGFVAGLAAGSLLARVAVKPLMFWTNIAQAAVMLLLVLAPEKLGTAVLFTVSAVVGACSTLFMVALRSSIPDLVGTERRSWANSLMVGARSLAMVAGFASAGVVVPLLGFTEAFLTDAASFLLCAVTVLWLPAAMARRTQQAPAAARQTAGTTDAAPGRQRLPVALMSLTAAPMLGLMVGLRGIDALGSSSHNAALPVYSSALDPGDPAAFVSRFWLFWAIGNVLAQQVIQRYVTRSGRSVGAFGFGLGTVAMSSAFILGFAGLPMAATIVIAVAAGAADGLTEVSYTSHLQTLPEALRGHAFGISATVENLGFGVGTLLVAAALTMASPFAVVAWSHGLAIAVAVVYLFRLAGRRRTETERDGKEADAGQPHGGHRDGAEVSGG, from the coding sequence ATCTCCGGGTACGCGGTTTCCTCGTACGGCACCTTCCTGAACCTGGTGGCGCTGAACCTGTTCGTGTACGAGACCACGGGCAGCGCACTGGCCATGGGAATCTTCATGGCGGTCCGGCTCGCCGCCGGATTCGTGGCCGGACTCGCCGCTGGTTCGCTGCTGGCAAGGGTCGCGGTGAAACCACTGATGTTCTGGACCAATATCGCCCAGGCCGCGGTCATGCTGTTGCTGGTGCTTGCCCCCGAAAAGCTGGGCACGGCGGTCCTGTTCACCGTCTCCGCCGTGGTGGGCGCCTGCAGCACCCTGTTCATGGTCGCCCTGCGCAGCTCCATTCCGGACCTGGTGGGGACCGAGCGGCGCAGCTGGGCCAACTCGCTGATGGTCGGCGCGCGTTCGCTCGCGATGGTCGCCGGATTCGCCTCGGCCGGCGTCGTGGTGCCGCTGCTCGGTTTCACCGAGGCCTTCCTGACGGACGCGGCCAGCTTCCTGCTGTGCGCCGTGACGGTCCTGTGGCTGCCCGCGGCGATGGCCCGGCGCACGCAGCAGGCACCTGCCGCGGCACGGCAGACGGCCGGCACCACGGACGCGGCACCCGGCCGCCAGCGGCTGCCGGTCGCGCTGATGTCACTGACGGCGGCGCCGATGCTGGGACTGATGGTGGGTCTGCGTGGCATCGACGCCCTGGGGTCCTCGTCCCACAACGCGGCGCTGCCGGTGTACTCCAGCGCGCTCGATCCCGGTGACCCGGCCGCGTTCGTCAGCCGGTTCTGGCTGTTCTGGGCCATCGGGAACGTGCTGGCGCAGCAGGTGATCCAGCGGTACGTCACACGCAGCGGGCGCTCGGTCGGCGCGTTCGGCTTCGGCCTGGGCACGGTCGCCATGTCCTCGGCCTTCATCCTCGGCTTCGCCGGACTCCCTATGGCGGCCACGATCGTGATCGCGGTGGCGGCCGGTGCGGCCGACGGACTCACCGAGGTCTCCTACACCTCACACCTGCAGACCCTGCCGGAGGCCCTGCGCGGGCATGCGTTCGGCATCTCGGCGACCGTCGAGAACCTCGGATTCGGAGTCGGTACGCTCCTCGTCGCCGCCGCGCTCACCATGGCATCGCCGTTCGCCGTCGTCGCCTGGTCGCACGGCCTCGCCATCGCCGTCGCGGTCGTGTACCTGTTCAGGCTGGCGGGCCGCCGACGTACGGAGACGGAACGGGACGGGAAGGAAGCTGATGCCGGACAACCGCATGGCGGTCATCGGGATGGCGCTGAGGTTTCCGGGGGCTGA
- a CDS encoding LuxR C-terminal-related transcriptional regulator, with translation MVVPPDAAAFAVLGPLEEAIAGRQKELHAARAALSAFTEIYTETRRQEEPPLTLLTGGELINRSLAAAVAACRTELLTAQPGGGRPPHALGEALERDLRLLGRGVRQQTIYQHTVRSHQATMSYIEQITDAGAEVRTLSEVFERMIICDRRVAFIPVSEERSVAALQVRHPALVRLLAQFFDNAWARSIPVHADSPSMRSSPTVTSDVQRAILLAVVSGETDDSIARRLGMSRRSVAEHIRKVSQRLGSSSRAQLGYLLATSGLLDPDGPAETGT, from the coding sequence ATGGTGGTCCCGCCCGACGCGGCGGCCTTCGCCGTGCTCGGCCCGCTGGAGGAAGCGATCGCCGGGCGGCAGAAAGAGCTGCATGCCGCCAGAGCGGCGCTGTCGGCGTTCACGGAGATCTACACCGAGACCCGCCGGCAGGAAGAGCCTCCGCTCACCCTGCTCACCGGCGGGGAACTCATCAACAGGTCCCTCGCCGCGGCCGTGGCCGCCTGCCGGACGGAGCTGCTGACCGCGCAGCCGGGCGGTGGACGCCCGCCGCATGCGCTCGGCGAGGCGCTGGAGAGGGACCTGCGGCTGCTGGGGCGCGGGGTGCGCCAGCAGACCATCTACCAGCACACCGTGCGCTCGCACCAGGCGACGATGTCCTACATCGAGCAGATCACCGACGCGGGCGCCGAAGTGCGGACGCTGAGCGAGGTGTTCGAGCGGATGATCATCTGTGACCGCAGGGTCGCCTTCATCCCGGTGTCCGAGGAACGCAGCGTCGCCGCGCTCCAGGTGAGGCACCCGGCGCTGGTCCGGCTGCTGGCCCAGTTCTTCGACAACGCCTGGGCGCGTTCCATCCCGGTGCACGCCGACAGCCCGTCGATGCGCTCGTCGCCCACCGTCACCTCCGACGTCCAGCGGGCGATCCTGCTGGCCGTGGTCTCCGGCGAGACGGACGACTCCATCGCCCGCCGGCTGGGGATGAGCAGGCGCAGTGTGGCCGAGCACATCCGCAAGGTGTCCCAGCGGCTCGGGAGCAGCAGCCGGGCCCAACTCGGATATCTGCTGGCGACTTCGGGTCTGCTCGACCCGGACGGGCCGGCCGAGACGGGGACGTGA